A genomic segment from Peribacillus sp. ACCC06369 encodes:
- a CDS encoding amino acid ABC transporter substrate-binding protein: protein MKKMVALLSILLAFTVVLTACGTNTKNEANDTDNKSSSQENLYDKVKNDGVLTVGTEGTYPPFTFHDDSDKLTGFDVEIAKEVAKRLGVKAEFKETQWDGMFAGLDAKRFDMIANQVGIDEDRQKKYDFSDPYIQSGAVLLVHKDNSDIKSFDDLKGKTSAQSLTSNYNDLAKSHGAEVTGIEGFSQSVQLIGSKRVDATINDKLSYLDYKKQHPDAPIKVADEEESGVASGLMFRKDSDKLVEEVNKALKAMKDDGTYAKISDKWFGEDVSPK from the coding sequence ATGAAAAAAATGGTTGCACTTTTATCGATATTGTTAGCTTTCACGGTTGTACTTACCGCTTGTGGTACCAATACAAAAAATGAGGCAAACGATACCGACAATAAATCTTCTTCACAAGAAAATCTATATGATAAAGTTAAAAACGATGGCGTATTAACAGTTGGAACAGAAGGTACATACCCTCCTTTCACATTCCACGATGATTCAGATAAACTAACGGGGTTTGATGTTGAAATTGCTAAAGAAGTGGCAAAACGCCTTGGAGTGAAAGCTGAATTCAAGGAAACACAATGGGACGGCATGTTTGCAGGATTGGATGCTAAACGTTTTGATATGATCGCAAACCAAGTGGGCATCGATGAAGACCGTCAAAAAAAATATGATTTCTCTGACCCATATATTCAATCCGGAGCCGTATTGCTTGTACACAAAGACAATTCGGATATTAAATCCTTTGATGATTTGAAAGGTAAGACCTCTGCACAATCTTTAACGAGTAACTACAATGATCTAGCCAAATCACATGGTGCTGAAGTTACCGGTATTGAAGGATTTTCTCAATCTGTACAGCTTATTGGTTCTAAACGTGTAGATGCGACAATCAATGACAAATTGTCGTACCTTGATTATAAAAAGCAACACCCTGATGCACCTATCAAAGTCGCTGATGAGGAAGAAAGCGGAGTCGCCAGTGGTTTAATGTTCAGAAAAGACAGCGACAAATTAGTGGAAGAAGTAAACAAAGCATTAAAAGCAATGAAAGACGACGGCACGTACGCAAAAATCTCGGATAAATGGTTTGGTGAAGATGTTTCTCCTAAGTAA
- a CDS encoding S-layer protein, with the protein MINKFRAFTVSVVSIAILFQGLPAVAAKDSEDNQPGGRWIKGEYHAHTTQSDDAEGSQSLESLLNNAFEKYGMDWMGISDHLRMSSRDDEGNLIPGGPIPLSQGIIQYQAPKMEQLQKEGKFKNKVIFSGFEWDMPTYEHVGIGILGDQPGSPKSLKAGNQFEYLFTNQDEKMFDPVDVDVWKAQDQRANKTPGDARTALAWLEKNYKNTSYAILNHPSRKKVYNISDFRDFNNIAPNVMFGFEGMPGNQMEPDRGGLNLTTPENRTYGGSDYMLAKVGGAWDALLGEGRKFWTFSNSDSHFEISENRLYSSGYWPGEYSKNYTWVNGSSMQSVLNGMRSGKSFSVFGDLIDALDFQAENGNNKADMGGELKVKEGQKVKITIRFKSPKKNNNGDPVKVDHVDLISGEVTGKAMPGTPAYNKATNDTTKVVKRFTSKDWKTDGDGFHAITYKVKANKNQYFRLRGTNLGVNVSGETIDGEPLIDTKTEIEDNETRFSEINKRNYKDLWFYSNPIFVSVEDKNHDKH; encoded by the coding sequence ATGATTAATAAGTTCAGGGCATTCACAGTATCGGTTGTAAGCATAGCCATCCTTTTTCAAGGTCTTCCCGCGGTTGCTGCAAAAGATTCAGAAGACAATCAACCTGGAGGCAGATGGATAAAGGGCGAATATCATGCCCATACCACTCAGTCAGATGATGCCGAGGGATCACAGAGCCTTGAAAGCTTGCTAAATAACGCATTTGAAAAGTACGGCATGGATTGGATGGGAATTTCCGACCACTTGAGGATGTCTTCAAGGGATGATGAGGGAAATTTGATTCCGGGCGGGCCGATACCGCTATCTCAGGGAATCATTCAATATCAAGCCCCGAAAATGGAACAACTTCAAAAAGAGGGAAAATTTAAAAATAAAGTCATCTTTTCAGGCTTTGAATGGGACATGCCCACATACGAGCACGTCGGCATAGGCATTTTGGGAGATCAGCCGGGATCACCTAAAAGTCTGAAAGCTGGCAATCAATTTGAATATCTGTTCACCAACCAGGATGAAAAGATGTTTGATCCTGTGGATGTAGACGTCTGGAAAGCACAGGATCAAAGAGCCAATAAGACACCCGGGGATGCTCGAACAGCATTGGCATGGCTTGAGAAAAATTATAAGAATACAAGTTATGCTATATTGAACCACCCATCAAGAAAAAAGGTGTACAACATATCTGATTTTCGCGACTTCAACAATATCGCCCCGAATGTCATGTTCGGATTTGAAGGTATGCCAGGTAACCAGATGGAGCCAGATAGAGGCGGTTTAAATCTGACAACACCCGAAAATCGGACCTATGGCGGTTCCGATTACATGCTAGCTAAGGTAGGAGGGGCATGGGATGCGCTTCTTGGGGAAGGTCGTAAGTTCTGGACCTTTTCCAATTCGGACTCCCATTTTGAAATCAGTGAAAACCGGCTATACTCCAGCGGTTACTGGCCAGGAGAATATTCGAAGAATTATACATGGGTAAATGGTTCATCGATGCAATCCGTCCTTAATGGAATGCGATCTGGAAAATCCTTCTCCGTTTTTGGTGACTTGATCGATGCCCTTGATTTCCAAGCTGAAAACGGAAACAACAAGGCAGATATGGGCGGGGAACTTAAAGTGAAGGAAGGACAGAAGGTCAAGATTACCATCCGATTTAAGAGCCCCAAAAAGAACAACAACGGGGACCCCGTTAAGGTGGATCACGTGGATTTAATTTCCGGGGAAGTAACTGGAAAAGCAATGCCTGGAACACCTGCTTATAATAAAGCTACCAATGATACGACAAAAGTGGTTAAACGCTTTACAAGTAAAGACTGGAAAACCGATGGCGACGGTTTTCATGCCATCACTTACAAAGTCAAAGCGAATAAGAATCAATATTTCCGTTTGCGAGGGACGAATCTAGGGGTAAATGTCTCTGGAGAAACGATTGACGGTGAACCGCTGATTGATACAAAGACTGAAATCGAGGATAACGAAACGCGTTTTTCAGAAATAAACAAACGTAACTATAAAGACCTTTGGTTCTATTCGAACCCTATTTTCGTCAGCGTAGAGGATAAAAATCATGATAAACACTAA
- a CDS encoding amino acid ABC transporter ATP-binding protein, with amino-acid sequence MINIKNLHKSFGDLEVLKGIDLEVEQGKVIVLIGPSGSGKTTFLRCLNLLEVPTDGTIEIDQTVMDFKKTVRKKSITSFRGLTGMVFQSYNLFPHKTAVENVMEGPIIVKNIAKHEAKETAAALLTKVGLGEKIDFYPFQLSGGQQQRVGIARALAMEPKVMLFDEPTSALDPELVGDVLQVMKDLAKEEGMTMIVVTHEMRFAREVADEVIFMDEGKIMERGTPEQIFTNPKEARTRKFLNMIQ; translated from the coding sequence ATGATCAACATTAAGAATCTTCATAAATCGTTTGGTGACCTTGAAGTTTTAAAGGGCATCGATTTGGAAGTGGAGCAAGGTAAAGTCATTGTATTGATCGGTCCTTCGGGTTCAGGTAAAACAACCTTTCTTCGGTGTTTGAATCTCCTTGAGGTGCCAACGGACGGGACGATTGAAATCGATCAAACCGTAATGGACTTCAAAAAAACCGTTAGAAAAAAATCGATTACATCTTTTCGCGGCTTGACAGGGATGGTTTTCCAAAGCTATAATCTCTTCCCCCACAAGACAGCTGTGGAAAATGTAATGGAAGGCCCCATCATCGTAAAAAATATAGCCAAACATGAAGCGAAAGAAACGGCTGCTGCCCTGCTTACAAAAGTGGGCTTAGGTGAAAAAATCGATTTTTATCCTTTTCAATTGTCCGGCGGACAGCAGCAACGAGTCGGCATTGCAAGGGCGCTGGCCATGGAACCTAAGGTCATGCTATTCGATGAACCCACTTCCGCTCTAGATCCTGAACTAGTTGGAGACGTGTTACAGGTGATGAAAGACCTGGCGAAAGAAGAAGGCATGACAATGATCGTAGTAACCCATGAAATGCGTTTCGCCCGTGAGGTCGCCGACGAAGTCATTTTCATGGATGAAGGAAAAATAATGGAACGGGGAACACCCGAACAAATTTTCACAAACCCTAAAGAAGCACGTACACGCAAGTTCCTCAATATGATTCAATAA
- a CDS encoding amino acid ABC transporter permease, with protein MFLLSNIFTDPERMDQLVSIAQTSLYPMIEGAIQYTIPLTLISFVLGLILAVLTALARLSSIRIFQIIARVYVSIIRGTPLLVQLFIIFYGLPNLGVTISPFISAIIGFSLSVGAYASEIIRAAILSIPKGQWEAGYSIGMSYTQALKRIVLPQAARVSVPPLSNTFISLLKDTSLASLILVTELFRKAQEIAAKNYEFLLLYMEAAALYWILCTILSFIQGSLEDRLNRYVAK; from the coding sequence ATGTTTCTCCTAAGTAATATTTTCACCGACCCCGAGCGTATGGACCAGCTTGTTTCCATCGCTCAAACCTCCCTCTATCCGATGATAGAGGGAGCTATTCAATATACAATTCCACTAACGCTAATTTCATTTGTTCTCGGCCTTATTCTCGCTGTACTCACAGCATTAGCTAGATTATCTTCCATTAGGATCTTTCAAATAATTGCGCGAGTATATGTGTCAATCATCCGCGGGACACCATTACTTGTGCAATTATTTATCATTTTCTATGGACTTCCAAATTTAGGTGTAACCATCAGTCCTTTTATATCGGCTATTATCGGATTCTCATTAAGTGTTGGAGCATACGCTTCTGAAATTATAAGAGCGGCCATTTTATCCATACCTAAAGGACAATGGGAAGCGGGCTATTCGATCGGGATGTCATATACCCAAGCTTTAAAGCGGATCGTCTTGCCGCAAGCAGCGCGTGTATCCGTTCCCCCATTATCAAACACGTTCATTAGCCTTTTAAAAGATACATCGCTTGCATCACTCATTCTTGTAACGGAATTATTCCGTAAAGCTCAGGAGATCGCTGCAAAAAACTATGAATTTCTACTACTTTACATGGAAGCGGCTGCTTTATATTGGATTTTGTGTACCATTTTATCCTTCATTCAAGGAAGTTTAGAAGACAGACTCAATCGTTATGTAGCAAAATAA
- a CDS encoding YjgB family protein, whose protein sequence is MLSKKPAVRMVSAVILTSTLLGAGASFSTEPIEAASTMDSTSGIAKEHALTTLHEIYNKAFSGEMPYTAKGLKISENTQKEVYEKFGSPPEPGNTDETFDYYHAEMGHPGFAFAYNDDKTISQIRYFGTNVERDHNLGNITPKVIGKQLGSADEIRHISRTNEINYIYKTGNYELQFIVGEDQTVDHINLLEAK, encoded by the coding sequence ATGTTATCTAAAAAACCAGCGGTCAGAATGGTTAGCGCGGTTATTCTAACCAGTACTCTTTTAGGGGCAGGTGCTTCATTTTCAACAGAACCGATTGAGGCTGCTTCCACTATGGATTCCACTTCTGGCATAGCTAAGGAACACGCTCTTACCACCTTACATGAAATCTACAACAAAGCTTTTTCAGGAGAGATGCCTTATACTGCCAAGGGTTTGAAAATTAGTGAAAACACCCAAAAAGAAGTATATGAGAAATTTGGTTCCCCCCCAGAACCAGGTAACACTGATGAAACATTTGACTATTACCATGCAGAGATGGGACACCCAGGATTTGCATTTGCCTATAACGATGACAAGACCATCTCACAAATCCGATATTTTGGGACAAATGTAGAACGGGACCATAATCTAGGAAACATCACACCTAAAGTTATAGGGAAACAACTCGGCAGCGCTGACGAAATACGCCATATTTCCAGAACGAATGAAATCAACTATATTTACAAGACAGGAAATTATGAACTACAATTCATTGTCGGTGAAGATCAAACTGTAGATCATATCAATTTACTCGAAGCTAAATAA